A section of the Xiphias gladius isolate SHS-SW01 ecotype Sanya breed wild chromosome 10, ASM1685928v1, whole genome shotgun sequence genome encodes:
- the mtfr1l gene encoding mitochondrial fission regulator 1-like, which translates to MEAETEVIPIWQNKPHGSTRSVVRRIGSTLPLKPPQRACFQELPGLPPLRPLDGPMVPTLADIAWIVADEEETYARVRSDTRPLKHEWRPTPLLVLHRNSSVPNFRREGKRVEGLRKPGVTALNRTTALQDELSRLRAQIAKIVANDSGSNPLTPDLLSPDDTSMSFSMAPFETASYQPAATAAASFVISDVTEEEEEEEELEVEEEEDEKDVVSVVSELVPDPLPPVSMTASATFDLDRPSMDFREAEEDTVSLSKSTSFADVMDILKDMNRMKMSKDRYNRGCTSLREEDSATLISEALRKKFVLKEEDTTTLKRK; encoded by the exons ATGGAAGCAGAAACT gAAGTTATTCCTATCTGGCAGAATAAGCCTCATGGTTCCACCCGTAGTGTTGTGAGAAGAATAGGTTCTACTCTCCCACTCAAACCTCCACAAAGGGCATGTTTCCAG GAACTGCCGGGCCTACCCCCTCTTCGGCCTCTGGATGGCCCTATGGTTCCTACCTTGGCAGACATAGCCTGGATTGTTGCAGATGAAGAGGAGACATATGCCAGAGTGCG GAGTGACACACGTCCTCTAAAACACGAATGGCGGCCCACGCCTCTCCTGGTACTCCACAGGAACTCATCTGTGCCCAACTTCCGGCGTGAGGGCAAAAGGGTGGAGGGGCTTAGGAAGCCTGGGGTCACAGCGCTCAACCGTACTACAGCCCTGCAGGATGAGCTTAGCAGACTCCGTGCACAGATCGCCAAGATTGTAGCAAATGACTCTG gctCCAACCCCCTGACTCCTGATCTGCTCTCCCCCGACGACACAAGCATGAGCTTCTCCATGGCGCCTTTCGAGACAGCCTCCTACCAGCCGGCTGCCACGGCTGCCGCTTCCTTTGTCATCAGTGATGtcacggaggaggaggaggaggaggaggagctggaggtggaggaagaggaagatgagaaagATGTGGTCTCTGTGGTGTCAGAGCTGGTCCCTGACCCTCTGCCGCCTGTTTCCATGACTGCATCGGCGACCTTTGACCTGGACAGGCCCAGCATGGACTTCAGGGAGGCTGAGGAGGATACAGTGTCACTGTCAAAGTCCACCAGCTTTGCTGACGTTATGGACATCCTGAAGGACATGAACCGCATGAAGATGAGCAAAGACAG GTACAACAGAGGCTGTACTTCCCTGAGAGAGGAGGACTCTGCAACTCTGATTTCAGAAGCTTTGAGGAAAAAGTTTGTCTTGAAGGAAGAAGATACCACCACTCTGAAACGGAAGTAG